A stretch of DNA from Candidatus Methylomirabilis tolerans:
TCGCTGCTGCTCAGTTTGGAACACGTCTGGTAGTTGTACTTGGCCATTCCCGGTGCAGCGCTATTCTGGCCACATTAGAGGCGCTGAGGCAGCCTACGATGATCCATTCCCACAATCTGTACTCCATCATCGATCATATCCGCCCGTCAGTCGAGATCCTCCTCAGCGCTGAACTCCAGCACGATACGAACGACCTTATTCGAGATGCGGTTCGGGCTAACGTCCTCGCCTCTGCCAACCACCTGCGGCACGGCTCTGAGCTTCTTGAGAAGCTAATCCTCAATGACGGCCTCGTTGTCGTTGGCGCTGAGTACTCCCTCGAGACAGGTCTGGTTGAATTCTTTGATGGCGTACCGGATGCCGACTGACTCCTGATCGTCCTTGCGCAGCGCTGAAGCACCGCAATGCGCGCAGACCGGCATCGGCATTTTCGCGTGATGGCATGATCTAAATGTCATATCCATGGTGGCGCAAGGATAGCCGTGGGCGGCCAGCGCATCGGCGCCGACGAGAAGGAATCTAACTTTCTCGTCGACTAAGGCGTGTCACATGTCTCTGTAGTCTTCGTTCAGCATCGTGTCGCCTGCTCAGGGACGCGACTTCCCTGGTCAGCGGCCAGACCAGTCCAATCCGTTCCGCGGGAGTTCCCGGAACGGGAGCCTCTTTCCGCCGGTCGGCCATCCGGTATGTGGCTGTACGTGGCTTGTTCATGGGGTCACAATACGCTTCCGGCAAAAGGGAAC
This window harbors:
- a CDS encoding carbonic anhydrase, encoding MISARETLERLREGNRRFASNVRSLDTLLSQTRRGELQTGQRPVAIVLGCSDSRVPAEIVFDQGLGDLFVIRVAGNIVAPCLVGSVEFAAAQFGTRLVVVLGHSRCSAILATLEALRQPTMIHSHNLYSIIDHIRPSVEILLSAELQHDTNDLIRDAVRANVLASANHLRHGSELLEKLILNDGLVVVGAEYSLETGLVEFFDGVPDAD